The Celeribacter marinus genome window below encodes:
- a CDS encoding LysR family transcriptional regulator: MRKPDFNDLVWFQAVAELRSFTKAAAKIGVAQSTLSQRIKDLEARMGVSILTRTTRNVALTAAGERLLETISPRFAAIEDDIADLMALRDMPSGSIRLTLSDHAFESVVWPKLKPVLASNPDIAIEFSIDGGFRNIVEDGFDAGVRLGESIEKDMIAVRIGPDWRLVAVASPSYVARRGVPEHPQDLIHHNCIGMRHITSGGLYSWEFEKDEQPLRVRVDGQLVFNNAYAMIDAAVSALGIAYMPENIVAEALEAGTLVQVLDDWSPFFEGYYLYYPSRRQNMPVFKILTDALRHKA; encoded by the coding sequence ATGCGCAAGCCCGATTTTAACGATCTTGTCTGGTTTCAGGCCGTGGCCGAACTGCGCAGCTTCACCAAGGCAGCAGCCAAAATTGGCGTGGCACAATCGACACTCAGCCAGCGGATCAAAGACCTCGAGGCGCGGATGGGCGTCTCTATTCTGACGCGGACCACGCGCAACGTGGCCCTGACTGCAGCAGGCGAGCGGCTGCTTGAGACTATTTCCCCGCGCTTTGCCGCTATCGAGGATGACATCGCCGATCTGATGGCCCTGCGCGATATGCCGTCAGGGTCGATCCGCCTGACGCTTTCCGACCACGCCTTCGAAAGCGTTGTCTGGCCAAAGCTGAAACCAGTCCTTGCCTCAAATCCCGACATCGCCATCGAATTCAGCATTGACGGCGGCTTTCGCAATATCGTCGAGGACGGGTTTGATGCCGGTGTCCGGCTGGGCGAGAGCATCGAGAAGGACATGATCGCAGTGCGGATAGGTCCGGATTGGCGGCTGGTGGCCGTGGCGTCGCCCAGCTACGTCGCTCGCCGAGGCGTACCAGAACATCCGCAGGATCTCATCCATCACAACTGCATTGGCATGCGCCATATCACGTCTGGCGGCCTCTATTCTTGGGAATTCGAGAAAGACGAGCAGCCACTGCGCGTTCGCGTCGATGGCCAGCTGGTCTTTAACAACGCCTACGCGATGATCGACGCGGCCGTTTCAGCCCTAGGGATTGCTTACATGCCCGAGAATATCGTGGCAGAAGCGTTGGAGGCGGGAACTCTCGTCCAAGTACTGGACGATTGGTCGCCGTTCTTCGAGGGTTATTACCTCTACTATCCGAGCCGACGTCAGAATATGCCCGTGTTCAAAATCTTGACGGATGCACTGCGCCATAAGGCTTAG
- a CDS encoding cupin domain-containing protein, producing the protein MKIMRAGSQPSVCGPTDYFTGQVRIDPLFTFEAPGRTGSALVPFEPGARTAWHTHPAGQALIVTAGMGRVQREGGPIEVIRPGDVICFAAGEKHWHGASPDTAMSHIAVHESLDGSPVTWLEQVIDDDYHG; encoded by the coding sequence ATGAAGATCATGCGCGCAGGATCACAACCGTCGGTCTGCGGCCCGACAGATTATTTCACCGGCCAAGTTCGGATCGACCCACTCTTCACGTTTGAGGCCCCGGGCCGCACTGGGAGTGCTTTAGTGCCGTTCGAACCCGGCGCCCGAACGGCGTGGCACACTCACCCCGCCGGACAGGCATTGATCGTCACGGCCGGCATGGGGCGCGTGCAGCGAGAAGGCGGTCCCATCGAAGTGATCCGCCCCGGCGACGTCATTTGTTTTGCGGCAGGCGAAAAACACTGGCACGGTGCGTCACCCGACACAGCCATGTCGCACATCGCGGTCCATGAGAGCCTGGACGGAAGCCCAGTCACGTGGTTGGAGCAGGTCATCGACGACGACTACCACGGCTGA
- a CDS encoding cyclophilin-like fold protein, translating to MAQDRIRITSGNNSVVATLNDNPAALARRVMLPLELPMPDHLRQEKTGKLPRGLPSAVRQRDFATGTLGLWGTGDFVIYYRTGRVPLPGIVILGEVLDDVSIFDHADPVTVTIEAVD from the coding sequence ATGGCCCAGGACCGCATTCGTATCACCAGCGGGAATAACTCTGTTGTCGCGACGCTGAATGACAATCCTGCTGCACTGGCTCGTCGGGTCATGTTGCCGTTGGAGCTGCCGATGCCCGACCACTTACGGCAGGAAAAGACGGGCAAGCTGCCACGGGGCCTGCCGTCCGCCGTCCGCCAGCGTGATTTCGCGACCGGCACGCTCGGGCTTTGGGGTACGGGCGATTTCGTCATTTACTACCGGACGGGGCGCGTACCCTTGCCGGGGATCGTGATCCTTGGCGAGGTCCTAGACGACGTGTCGATTTTCGACCACGCCGACCCAGTTACGGTCACGATTGAAGCTGTGGACTGA
- a CDS encoding MbcA/ParS/Xre antitoxin family protein has translation MALQPVTTCAPDFVPAKITDEEGGAMLRAVLNLFGKWDITDEEAAVLLDLPVRTYRRWKAGQPGRINRDMKARLSNLLGVHKALRIIFSEPDRTYGWIKARNTAFGDRSALNIMLGGDLTDLMRVRRYVDAERGAW, from the coding sequence ATGGCACTTCAACCCGTCACAACCTGCGCACCTGATTTTGTACCTGCCAAAATTACTGATGAGGAAGGCGGGGCAATGCTGCGTGCCGTTCTAAACCTGTTCGGAAAATGGGACATCACGGATGAAGAGGCCGCTGTCCTGCTTGACCTTCCGGTGCGAACTTATCGTCGCTGGAAAGCTGGTCAGCCTGGGCGCATTAACCGAGACATGAAAGCAAGGCTATCCAATCTTTTGGGTGTCCATAAAGCGCTTCGCATCATCTTTTCGGAACCGGATCGAACCTACGGCTGGATCAAAGCGCGAAACACAGCATTTGGCGACCGATCAGCTCTTAATATCATGCTCGGCGGTGATCTCACGGACCTCATGCGCGTTCGCCGGTATGTCGATGCGGAGCGTGGCGCTTGGTAA
- a CDS encoding nitrate reductase translates to MTLTKTVCPYCGVGCGVLAGADGTIKGDPDHPANFGRLCSKGTALSETIDLEGRLLAPKVHGVDTDWDTALDLVASKFSEAIRDHGPDSVAFYVSGQLLTEDYYVANKLMKGFIGSANIDTNSRLCMASSVAGHKRAFGSDTVPGIYEDLEDADLIVLVGSNLAWCHPVLHQRIAAAKTARPDMKVVNIDPRRTATTDLADVHLRVAPDGDVALFNGLLTYLAETKNLDHAYLDAHVAGAREAIELAAQTDPSQSGLSPEGLAQFYALWAGTPKVVTVYSQGVNQSTSGTDKVNAIINCHLATGRIGKAGCGPFSVTGQPNAMGGREVGGMANMLANHLDIENAGHRDAVQGFWASPTICTSAGLKAIDLFQACAAGKIKALWIISTNPAVSMPDAKAVAAAIANVPFVAVSDIMARTDTGDLSDVLLPATGWGEKDGTVTNSERRISRQRAFLPRPEMARPDWKIICDVAQKMGWGDAFSYRSAAEVFAEYVALSAATRDFGRDLDLSIFADADYADLIPTQWPNNKRFFANGGFFHPDGKARMIAVTPPVAVPSEGLTLNTGRNRDQWHTMTRTGKAPRLGAHLAEPYAEMHPDDATAMGVGYGDLVAVKSLHGDVILRALITDRATKGQVFAPMHWTGQQAASGKINQLITSNVDPISGQPALKTGSIVARRFEAAWFGFGASVSPLAPTGRYAAISRTATGWQGEFADTKAPDDWDPFVRDILAAPSGDISVLEDLKSGLVRIALHEGKRLTALFFASPTPVRLARSYVVSLIGTETSALSSLAGRGGADHVDAGAIICACMNVGVNTVRSAIADGARTVDAIGEVTCAGTNCGSCKPELSAILAGLQLPMAAE, encoded by the coding sequence ATGACGCTGACCAAAACAGTTTGCCCTTATTGCGGGGTTGGTTGTGGCGTTTTGGCGGGCGCAGACGGCACGATCAAGGGCGACCCGGACCACCCCGCGAACTTCGGCAGGCTTTGTTCTAAAGGGACCGCACTGAGCGAAACGATCGATCTGGAGGGGCGTCTTTTGGCCCCCAAAGTCCACGGTGTAGACACTGATTGGGATACCGCACTTGACCTGGTGGCCTCCAAGTTCAGCGAAGCAATTCGCGATCACGGCCCCGACAGCGTTGCGTTTTATGTGTCTGGGCAGTTGCTCACTGAGGACTACTACGTCGCCAACAAGTTGATGAAGGGCTTTATCGGGTCAGCAAATATAGACACCAATTCAAGACTTTGCATGGCGTCATCGGTCGCAGGTCATAAGCGTGCATTTGGATCTGATACCGTTCCCGGCATTTACGAAGACTTGGAAGACGCCGATTTAATTGTCTTGGTCGGATCAAATCTCGCGTGGTGCCATCCCGTTCTGCACCAACGCATTGCGGCGGCAAAGACGGCGCGGCCCGACATGAAAGTGGTCAATATCGACCCGCGCAGAACCGCGACGACCGACTTGGCCGATGTCCATTTGCGGGTTGCCCCCGATGGGGATGTGGCGTTGTTCAACGGGCTCCTGACTTATCTTGCCGAAACCAAAAATCTCGACCATGCCTATCTTGACGCACATGTTGCGGGCGCGCGGGAAGCAATTGAGTTGGCGGCTCAGACCGATCCTTCGCAATCAGGACTTTCGCCAGAGGGCCTCGCGCAATTCTACGCGCTTTGGGCAGGCACTCCGAAGGTCGTGACCGTCTATTCGCAAGGCGTAAACCAATCGACAAGCGGAACTGATAAGGTCAACGCGATCATCAATTGCCACCTTGCAACAGGGCGGATTGGCAAGGCAGGCTGCGGGCCGTTCTCGGTCACGGGCCAGCCCAACGCAATGGGGGGGCGAGAGGTCGGCGGGATGGCCAATATGCTGGCAAATCACCTCGATATCGAGAATGCAGGTCACCGTGATGCTGTTCAAGGTTTCTGGGCAAGCCCAACGATTTGCACGTCCGCGGGACTTAAGGCCATTGACCTTTTTCAAGCCTGTGCCGCAGGTAAAATCAAAGCGCTCTGGATCATATCCACGAACCCCGCCGTCAGCATGCCTGACGCAAAAGCCGTCGCCGCAGCAATCGCCAACGTGCCGTTTGTTGCGGTCTCTGACATCATGGCGCGGACGGACACTGGAGACCTTTCTGACGTGCTTTTGCCTGCGACAGGCTGGGGCGAAAAGGACGGCACCGTGACCAATTCAGAACGGCGCATTTCGCGGCAGCGGGCCTTTTTACCTCGCCCCGAAATGGCCCGTCCAGACTGGAAGATCATCTGTGATGTGGCCCAAAAGATGGGTTGGGGGGATGCGTTTTCCTATCGGTCTGCTGCCGAAGTATTCGCGGAGTATGTGGCGCTTTCTGCCGCAACACGTGACTTCGGTAGGGACCTTGATCTGAGCATTTTTGCCGACGCGGATTACGCCGATTTGATCCCGACACAATGGCCCAACAACAAACGCTTCTTTGCGAATGGCGGGTTTTTTCATCCGGATGGCAAGGCGCGAATGATTGCTGTGACGCCGCCCGTTGCGGTGCCTTCTGAGGGGTTGACGCTGAATACGGGGCGTAATCGCGACCAATGGCACACGATGACGCGCACGGGAAAGGCACCCCGTTTGGGGGCCCATTTGGCGGAACCCTACGCTGAAATGCACCCTGATGATGCGACCGCGATGGGCGTTGGCTACGGCGATCTTGTTGCAGTTAAAAGCCTTCATGGTGATGTGATATTACGAGCCTTGATCACTGATCGCGCGACCAAGGGACAAGTGTTTGCGCCGATGCATTGGACCGGGCAGCAGGCCGCCTCTGGCAAGATCAACCAGCTCATTACATCTAATGTGGACCCTATATCGGGACAACCTGCTCTGAAGACGGGCAGTATCGTGGCGCGAAGGTTCGAGGCCGCTTGGTTCGGGTTCGGGGCGAGTGTGTCGCCACTTGCACCGACTGGTCGCTACGCTGCGATCAGTCGAACGGCGACGGGGTGGCAAGGCGAGTTTGCGGATACCAAAGCGCCTGACGATTGGGACCCTTTTGTGCGTGATATCTTAGCGGCACCCAGTGGCGATATTTCCGTTTTGGAGGACTTAAAAAGCGGTCTTGTCCGAATTGCGCTTCACGAGGGTAAACGATTGACTGCCCTCTTTTTCGCGAGCCCAACGCCCGTGCGTTTGGCGCGATCCTATGTTGTTTCGTTGATCGGGACAGAAACAAGCGCCTTGTCGTCACTGGCAGGGCGCGGGGGGGCGGATCATGTGGATGCGGGAGCGATCATCTGCGCGTGCATGAATGTCGGGGTCAACACTGTGCGCAGCGCAATTGCAGACGGCGCGAGGACGGTTGATGCCATCGGCGAAGTAACTTGTGCAGGCACAAATTGTGGCTCATGCAAGCCTGAACTCTCCGCTATTTTGGCAGGATTGCAATTACCGATGGCTGCTGAATGA
- a CDS encoding MFS transporter, translated as MNTTGSHPSSVANPATGAVLSMTLCVAALIASEFMPVSLLTPIATDPGVSEGQVGQAISISGIFAVLTSLSAASVTRNIDRRTVLLAFSVILIASGLIVTFAPNYITLMAGRLLLGIAIGGFWGMSTAIIMRLLPEGDVPWGLAMLNAGVAIAATVSAPLGAFLGDLIGWRGAFFLVVPLGLVALIWQWVSMPPLPPRGRATRGNVFGLLRRPQIAFGMAAILFLFMGQFALFTYLRPYLESVAGYSVNALSVVFLGLGLAGVAGSWMVSKRLARYLYAINIAIPLLMAVIAVLLISVTPRQIPIAVLLVAWGFVATAAPVGWGTWLSRVLRDEAEEGGGLQVAVIQFAIALGASGGGLMFDRTGWWGTFGLAAILLVGSAISAFAAKIHWEKTLDVCK; from the coding sequence ATGAACACCACCGGCTCTCACCCATCATCCGTCGCAAACCCTGCCACCGGAGCCGTCCTTTCGATGACGCTCTGCGTCGCGGCTTTGATCGCGTCTGAGTTCATGCCGGTCAGCCTTTTGACCCCGATCGCAACCGACCCAGGCGTGTCGGAAGGGCAGGTGGGACAGGCAATTTCGATCTCCGGTATCTTCGCAGTACTCACGAGCCTGAGCGCCGCAAGCGTGACCCGCAATATCGATCGTAGGACGGTGTTGTTGGCCTTTTCGGTCATATTGATCGCATCGGGATTGATCGTCACGTTTGCGCCAAATTACATCACACTCATGGCTGGCCGGTTGTTGTTGGGGATCGCCATCGGCGGCTTCTGGGGTATGTCCACTGCCATCATCATGCGCCTCTTGCCCGAAGGAGATGTGCCTTGGGGGCTCGCCATGCTGAACGCGGGCGTCGCGATTGCGGCAACCGTCTCTGCACCGCTCGGGGCCTTTTTGGGAGATCTGATTGGTTGGCGGGGTGCGTTCTTTCTGGTCGTGCCCCTTGGGCTGGTTGCGCTGATCTGGCAGTGGGTCAGCATGCCGCCCCTGCCTCCGCGCGGACGTGCCACACGGGGGAATGTCTTTGGCCTGCTGCGGCGTCCGCAAATCGCTTTCGGCATGGCGGCGATCTTGTTCTTGTTCATGGGCCAATTTGCACTCTTCACCTACCTGCGCCCCTACCTCGAAAGCGTAGCGGGTTATTCGGTCAACGCACTGTCTGTGGTGTTTCTCGGGCTCGGTCTCGCAGGTGTCGCTGGGTCGTGGATGGTCAGCAAGCGACTGGCGCGCTACCTTTATGCCATCAATATTGCCATTCCACTACTGATGGCGGTGATTGCTGTGCTGTTGATCTCGGTCACGCCACGGCAAATCCCGATTGCTGTTCTGCTCGTTGCCTGGGGCTTCGTCGCGACCGCGGCGCCGGTGGGCTGGGGCACGTGGCTCAGTCGCGTTCTGCGTGACGAGGCCGAGGAAGGCGGCGGTTTGCAGGTGGCAGTCATCCAGTTCGCCATCGCCTTGGGCGCATCGGGTGGCGGGTTGATGTTTGATCGCACCGGATGGTGGGGAACTTTCGGCCTTGCCGCAATCCTGCTTGTCGGGTCTGCAATTTCCGCCTTCGCGGCCAAGATACATTGGGAGAAAACCCTTGATGTGTGCAAGTGA
- the nirB gene encoding nitrite reductase large subunit NirB: MTQKLIVIGAGMASGRVLEHLLEAKADYDITLYNAEARGNYNRIMLSPVLSGEKTYEDIVTHDADWYETNGVTCHFGTHITGIDKVAKTVTSKNGTEHYDKLLIATGSAPFIIPVQGKDLSGVITYRDLDDTNAMIAASEKGGKAVVIGGGLLGLEAAAGLAERGMDVTVLHLMGHLMERQLDEAAGYLLRRDLEKRGITVKCHASTKAILGEDKVEGVLLEGDEVLEADIVVMAVGIRPETRLATGAHLTVARGVEVNAQMETSDPDILAVGECVELNGQLFGLVAPLYDQAKVVAKTLMGEPDVFTPKELSTKLKVTGCDLFSAGDFAEGEGREDIVFRDPARGVYRRLVLEDGCIIGAVMYGDTADSNWFFGLIRDKTDVSEMRETLIFGPAYQGGGASDPLLAVAALPRDAEICGCNGICKGQIEDAIAVGATDLGAIKAMTKASASCGTCTGLVEQVLAVTLGDAFVMPAAASICACTEMTHEDVRRMIKSQELKSMPAVWQACGWKTSCGCHVCRPALNFYLLADWPLDYTDDPQSRFINERKHANIQKDGTFSVVPRMWGGITTPDELRAIADAADKYMVPTVKVTGGQRIDLLGVKGEDLPAIWKDLNDAGMVSGHAYSKGLRTVKTCVGTDHCRFGTQDSTGLGIKLEKTLWGSWTPHKLKLGVSGCPRNCAEATCKDIGIICVDSGYQISIGGAAGMDVKETELLIQVATEDEAMEVIKAVTQSYRENAKYLDRIYKWMNKVGLDWIKDQIADLENRAALAARFEVSQSVFRNDPWAEHVTKAETYQPIANLTLEAAE, encoded by the coding sequence ATGACCCAGAAACTGATTGTTATCGGGGCGGGCATGGCCTCTGGTCGGGTGTTGGAGCACCTATTGGAAGCGAAGGCGGATTACGACATCACGCTGTATAACGCTGAGGCGCGGGGCAACTATAATCGTATCATGTTGTCGCCGGTTTTGTCGGGTGAAAAGACCTACGAAGACATCGTCACCCATGATGCCGACTGGTATGAAACCAACGGTGTGACCTGTCATTTTGGTACACATATTACTGGGATTGATAAAGTCGCCAAGACGGTGACGAGCAAGAATGGCACCGAGCATTACGACAAACTGCTTATCGCAACAGGGTCCGCCCCATTCATCATTCCGGTGCAGGGCAAGGATCTTTCGGGCGTTATCACCTACCGCGATCTTGACGATACGAATGCGATGATTGCGGCCTCTGAGAAGGGCGGCAAGGCGGTTGTAATTGGTGGCGGCTTACTGGGACTTGAGGCTGCAGCAGGGCTGGCTGAGCGTGGGATGGACGTCACTGTGTTGCACCTGATGGGTCACCTGATGGAGCGTCAACTGGATGAGGCGGCGGGTTATCTGCTGCGCCGCGATCTTGAAAAACGCGGAATTACTGTGAAGTGTCACGCCTCGACCAAGGCTATTCTTGGTGAGGATAAGGTCGAAGGTGTGCTTTTGGAAGGTGACGAGGTTCTGGAGGCTGATATTGTTGTCATGGCCGTTGGCATTCGCCCGGAGACGCGCCTCGCAACGGGTGCGCATTTGACCGTGGCGCGTGGCGTCGAGGTCAACGCACAGATGGAAACATCCGACCCCGACATTCTGGCCGTTGGCGAATGTGTGGAGTTGAATGGACAGTTGTTCGGGTTGGTGGCGCCGCTTTATGACCAAGCAAAGGTTGTCGCAAAGACGCTAATGGGCGAACCTGACGTGTTCACGCCAAAGGAGTTGTCGACGAAGTTAAAGGTCACGGGTTGTGATCTGTTTAGCGCTGGTGATTTTGCCGAGGGCGAGGGCCGCGAGGATATCGTTTTCCGCGACCCTGCGCGTGGCGTTTACCGCCGTTTGGTGCTTGAGGATGGCTGCATCATCGGTGCCGTGATGTATGGCGATACGGCTGATAGCAATTGGTTCTTTGGCCTGATCCGCGACAAGACCGATGTTTCCGAAATGCGCGAGACCCTCATTTTCGGCCCTGCGTATCAGGGGGGCGGTGCGTCGGACCCGCTCTTAGCCGTTGCAGCCTTGCCGCGTGATGCGGAGATTTGTGGGTGTAACGGCATTTGCAAAGGACAGATTGAAGATGCGATTGCAGTGGGGGCGACGGACCTCGGCGCGATCAAGGCAATGACCAAGGCATCGGCGTCATGCGGGACCTGCACAGGCTTGGTTGAACAGGTTTTAGCGGTCACTCTTGGCGATGCATTTGTCATGCCTGCGGCCGCAAGCATTTGTGCCTGCACCGAAATGACGCATGAGGACGTGCGCCGCATGATCAAGTCACAAGAGTTGAAATCTATGCCCGCCGTGTGGCAGGCTTGCGGGTGGAAAACATCGTGTGGGTGCCATGTGTGCCGCCCGGCATTGAACTTCTACCTACTGGCAGACTGGCCGCTTGACTACACCGACGATCCGCAGTCGCGTTTCATCAACGAGCGCAAGCATGCCAACATCCAGAAGGATGGCACATTCTCTGTCGTGCCGCGCATGTGGGGCGGCATTACCACACCTGACGAATTGCGTGCGATTGCTGATGCCGCCGATAAATACATGGTCCCCACGGTCAAGGTCACGGGCGGTCAGCGGATCGATTTGCTAGGCGTGAAGGGCGAGGATTTGCCCGCCATTTGGAAAGACCTGAACGATGCAGGCATGGTGTCTGGCCATGCGTATTCCAAGGGTCTACGCACGGTAAAAACTTGCGTTGGGACCGATCATTGCCGCTTTGGAACACAAGATTCCACGGGTCTGGGGATCAAGCTGGAAAAGACACTTTGGGGCTCTTGGACGCCACATAAGCTGAAGCTGGGTGTCTCTGGTTGTCCGCGCAATTGTGCCGAGGCAACGTGCAAAGATATTGGCATTATTTGCGTCGATAGTGGCTATCAAATTAGCATAGGCGGTGCCGCGGGTATGGACGTGAAAGAAACCGAGTTGTTGATCCAAGTCGCCACGGAAGATGAGGCGATGGAGGTGATTAAGGCCGTCACGCAAAGCTACCGCGAGAACGCGAAATACCTCGATCGCATCTATAAATGGATGAACAAGGTGGGCCTCGACTGGATCAAGGATCAGATCGCAGACCTTGAAAACCGCGCCGCGTTGGCTGCCCGTTTTGAGGTGTCTCAATCGGTTTTCCGCAACGATCCTTGGGCAGAGCATGTGACCAAAGCAGAGACGTACCAACCAATTGCCAACCTGACTTTGGAGGCCGCAGAATGA
- a CDS encoding ABC transporter ATP-binding protein: MSILSFQNVSKGFGTGIQRNEVLQNISLDVAQGEFIAILGFSGTGKSTLMNLIAGLDVPDSGTVSFKGAPIKGPGPERGLVFQSYSLMPWLTVGGNVGLAVDAVFPKLDKAERNAKIDHYVGMVGLSHAKSRRPSELSGGMRQRVSVARALAMNPEMLLLDEPLSALDALTRANLADEILDIWEKDKKTCILITNDVDEAVLLADRIIPLNPDGTLGAPVTVNIPRPRDRSAMNDDAQFKALRVKVTNYLMDVGIAAKVEDTCALPKVTPIHSLPAVVDEAQEGGIEQRYLNFSQLHKIYPTPKGPLTVVEDFDLKVNKGEFISLIGHSGCGKSTVLTMAAGLNPISKGAIRLDGWNVEGADPERAVVFQSPNLFPWLTAKENVAIGVDKVYPRASHAERQDVIEYYLERVGLADSMDKLAASMSNGMKQRIGIARAFALSPKLLLLDEPFGMLDSLTRWELQEVLMEVWSRTKVTAICVTHDVDEAILLADRVVMMTNGPQATIGKIIDVKLPRPRTRKALLEHPDYYKYRAEVLDFLEEYEHGSKPKSKPTTIAAE; the protein is encoded by the coding sequence ATGAGCATCCTCAGTTTTCAAAACGTCTCCAAAGGCTTCGGCACTGGTATCCAGCGCAACGAGGTTTTGCAAAATATTAGCCTTGATGTGGCACAAGGAGAGTTCATCGCGATCCTTGGCTTTTCTGGCACAGGTAAATCAACGCTGATGAACCTGATTGCGGGTTTAGATGTGCCAGATAGCGGCACAGTTTCTTTCAAAGGCGCGCCGATTAAGGGGCCGGGGCCCGAGCGCGGCTTGGTTTTTCAAAGCTATTCTCTGATGCCGTGGCTTACTGTTGGCGGCAATGTCGGTCTTGCGGTTGATGCGGTTTTCCCAAAATTGGACAAGGCCGAACGCAACGCCAAAATCGACCACTACGTTGGTATGGTCGGCCTAAGTCACGCCAAATCGCGCCGTCCGTCAGAGCTATCTGGCGGCATGCGTCAGCGTGTTTCTGTTGCCCGTGCGTTGGCGATGAACCCAGAAATGCTGCTTTTGGATGAACCTCTTAGTGCCCTTGACGCCCTCACTCGGGCCAATCTTGCCGATGAGATTTTGGACATCTGGGAAAAGGACAAAAAGACTTGCATCTTGATCACGAATGATGTGGACGAGGCAGTTTTGCTTGCGGATCGTATCATCCCTCTGAACCCCGATGGCACCCTAGGTGCCCCTGTCACCGTCAACATCCCACGACCCCGCGACCGCAGTGCGATGAACGATGATGCTCAGTTTAAGGCGTTGCGGGTCAAGGTCACCAACTACCTGATGGACGTGGGCATCGCGGCTAAGGTCGAAGACACATGCGCCTTGCCAAAGGTCACTCCAATCCATTCACTGCCTGCCGTTGTCGACGAGGCACAAGAGGGCGGAATCGAACAAAGATACCTTAACTTTTCGCAGCTCCATAAAATTTACCCCACACCAAAGGGACCGCTTACAGTCGTTGAAGACTTTGATCTGAAGGTGAACAAGGGCGAATTTATCAGCCTCATTGGCCACTCTGGTTGCGGCAAATCCACGGTTCTTACGATGGCCGCTGGCCTGAACCCGATCTCTAAGGGGGCGATCCGCCTTGACGGTTGGAACGTGGAAGGCGCCGATCCAGAACGCGCCGTTGTATTCCAATCCCCGAACTTGTTTCCGTGGCTGACGGCCAAGGAAAATGTGGCGATCGGCGTGGACAAGGTTTACCCACGCGCATCACACGCCGAGCGACAGGATGTGATCGAATATTATCTCGAACGGGTTGGATTGGCTGATAGCATGGACAAGCTAGCGGCCTCTATGTCGAACGGCATGAAGCAGCGTATTGGCATCGCCCGTGCCTTTGCTCTATCTCCGAAATTGCTTCTTCTTGATGAGCCTTTCGGCATGCTCGACAGCCTGACCCGTTGGGAGCTGCAAGAGGTATTGATGGAGGTGTGGTCGCGCACCAAAGTGACCGCGATTTGCGTCACACATGACGTTGACGAGGCGATTTTGCTCGCCGACCGCGTCGTGATGATGACCAACGGACCGCAAGCGACAATCGGTAAAATTATCGATGTAAAACTACCCCGTCCACGCACCCGCAAGGCATTGTTAGAGCATCCCGATTACTACAAATACCGTGCCGAAGTTCTCGATTTCCTTGAGGAATACGAGCATGGCTCAAAGCCGAAATCGAAACCCACCACAATTGCAGCGGAGTAA
- the nirD gene encoding nitrite reductase small subunit NirD, protein MTNWIDISPLDAVPQRGARLVKTAHGCVAIFRTGADEVFALDNACPHKNGPLAEGIVHGNSVTCPLHNWVISLETGLVQGPDEGKVATYPARVEAGRILLDAEFLSQRAVA, encoded by the coding sequence ATGACCAACTGGATCGACATTTCACCCCTCGACGCCGTTCCGCAACGGGGCGCGCGACTGGTCAAAACGGCTCACGGCTGCGTCGCGATTTTCCGCACGGGCGCTGACGAGGTTTTTGCGCTGGACAACGCTTGCCCGCATAAAAATGGACCACTCGCCGAGGGGATCGTGCACGGAAATTCCGTCACTTGTCCGCTGCACAACTGGGTCATCTCACTGGAAACAGGACTGGTGCAAGGTCCAGACGAAGGCAAGGTCGCGACCTATCCTGCGCGGGTAGAAGCGGGGCGAATTTTGCTTGATGCGGAGTTCCTAAGCCAGAGGGCAGTTGCATGA